The proteins below are encoded in one region of candidate division KSB1 bacterium:
- a CDS encoding endonuclease III domain-containing protein, whose product MDVYDDLLIQVGPRNWWPADTPFEVIIGAILTQNTSWKNVEKAIMNLKKQNLLSPKAIYKISEEKLADVIRPSGYYNQKAKKIKEFVKYFYEQYDGSINKMREERTSSLRSELLGIHGIGPETADAILLYALGKPIFVVDTYTKRILQRHKWINEKATYQEIQDLFMKRLPRNTQLFNEYHALIDFVGHNYCRKQPKCHGCPLEKRLPQMKESL is encoded by the coding sequence ATGGATGTTTATGATGATCTTTTAATACAGGTTGGTCCTCGAAATTGGTGGCCGGCAGATACGCCATTTGAAGTAATTATTGGAGCAATATTAACGCAGAATACTTCATGGAAGAATGTCGAAAAAGCTATAATGAATCTTAAAAAACAAAATCTTCTTTCTCCGAAAGCAATTTATAAAATTAGTGAAGAGAAATTAGCTGATGTTATCCGTCCTTCGGGTTATTACAATCAAAAAGCAAAAAAAATAAAAGAATTTGTAAAGTATTTTTATGAACAATACGATGGGTCAATAAATAAAATGAGAGAGGAAAGAACTTCCTCCCTGCGCAGTGAACTGTTGGGAATTCATGGCATTGGCCCGGAAACAGCCGATGCGATTCTTTTATATGCCTTAGGAAAACCAATTTTTGTTGTAGATACTTATACAAAAAGAATACTGCAACGACATAAGTGGATAAACGAAAAAGCAACCTATCAGGAAATCCAAGATCTTTTTATGAAACGATTGCCGAGAAATACACAACTCTTTAATGAGTATCATGCACTCATTGATTTTGTCGGCCACAACTATTGTCGAAAGCAACCCAAATGTCATGGTTGCCCTCTGGAAAAAAGATTGCCTCAAATGAAGGAAAGCTTATGA
- a CDS encoding D-cysteine desulfhydrase family protein, translating to MQIENPYRVRLARTPTPIQKLSRLSKYLKGPSIYIKRDDLTGFGLSGNKVRKLEYSIGEAVQKKSDILITTGGTTSNHARATALAARQLGLKPYLVLRGNPEKIPDGNLLFDIILDAEIKFITPEQYLKRDEIMQELADDLRQKGHRPYVIPEGASNAIGCWGYFNAASEIRDQLLNENLPEMDAIVIAVGSGGTQAGLLLGLQYHQLDIPVYGINVCDDEKYFQQKISELLKSFGERFSYPLSLPEDIMIIDGYVGKGYARSRPEEIDVIRLLAKLEGILLDPVYTGKAMFGLIDQIKTGKFQKETNILFIHTGGIFGLFPEREAFVNPKTVS from the coding sequence ATGCAAATTGAAAACCCATATCGTGTTCGGCTGGCACGAACACCTACCCCAATCCAAAAATTATCTAGGCTTAGTAAATACTTAAAGGGACCATCAATCTACATCAAGAGGGATGATTTAACCGGATTCGGCTTGAGTGGTAATAAAGTGCGCAAATTAGAATACAGTATTGGGGAGGCCGTTCAGAAAAAGAGTGATATTTTGATTACTACCGGTGGAACAACTTCAAATCATGCCAGGGCCACTGCCTTAGCTGCACGCCAATTGGGTTTGAAGCCTTATCTTGTTTTAAGAGGAAATCCGGAAAAAATTCCGGATGGAAACCTGCTATTTGATATAATACTTGACGCTGAAATAAAATTCATTACACCCGAGCAATATTTAAAGCGTGATGAAATTATGCAGGAGTTGGCTGATGATTTACGGCAAAAAGGACATAGACCATATGTGATTCCGGAGGGAGCCAGTAATGCAATCGGATGTTGGGGATATTTCAATGCTGCGAGTGAAATTCGCGATCAATTATTAAACGAAAATTTGCCGGAAATGGATGCTATTGTCATAGCCGTTGGTTCCGGTGGCACACAAGCCGGTTTACTTCTTGGACTTCAATATCATCAATTAGACATTCCAGTTTACGGAATTAATGTGTGTGATGATGAAAAGTACTTTCAACAAAAGATATCTGAACTCCTGAAATCGTTTGGAGAGAGGTTTTCATACCCGCTATCTTTGCCTGAAGACATCATGATCATCGACGGTTATGTTGGGAAAGGCTATGCACGCAGCAGACCTGAAGAGATTGATGTTATTCGGTTATTGGCCAAACTGGAAGGTATATTGCTTGATCCGGTTTATACCGGCAAAGCCATGTTTGGTTTAATCGATCAGATCAAAACAGGAAAATTCCAAAAAGAAACGAATATACTATTTATTCACACCGGGGGTATCTTTGGTTTATTCCCGGAACGAGAAGCTTTTGTTAATCCGAAGACAGTGTCTTAG